A single Garra rufa chromosome 9, GarRuf1.0, whole genome shotgun sequence DNA region contains:
- the LOC141343051 gene encoding palmitoyltransferase ZDHHC11-like, with product MINSRCFFPEKTTGSCSMTNLNCFGRHRRRTAPQNSGSRNELFSPPLHSRINGWSLPLHGFQLVAWLIYCFMAIVGFGVYVPLLPAPWSFAAYALIGTAFVLHLVTHVVAVTIDPADVSVRRRKDYSSPMPVFDNSKHQHVIHNLHCTLCEVDVEPKAKHCSTCNKCIADFDHHCKWLNNCVGGRNYWFFFITISSAVIGMILLILVVLFVFIEHYVNPAVLRTAPQFQTVKGNNTWLVFLPAAPLETGSISLLALAFITVLLALAALLLLCHLLCFHIYLLSQGISTYEYIVKKRQTPNPKGKEQVPPVLPSNGATAQSLGPLESPVNCDAPLSSRSCTFKLEDTGQTSGRLPEPICAEMEEVSGERHLEYSSESPAQMIPGEPVMSLPVSWNLSGIEKPQALGQSSVKPAEGRPIVQDPLGSSIMDAAVVHQQLMTDAQTQATQTQYLGFTEQMP from the exons CTGAACTGCTTCGGGCGTCACCGCAGACGGACGGCTCCGCAGAACAGCGGCAGCAGAAATGAGCTGTTCTCGCCGCCGCTTCACTCCAGGATCAACGGCTGGTCTCTACCTCTGCACGGATTCCAGCTCGTCGCCTGGCTCATCTACTGTTTCATGGCCATCGTCGGCTTCGGAGTTTACGTTCCTCTACTACCGGCGCCGTGGAGCTTTGCAGCGTACGCC CTGATCGGCACAGCGTTTGTTCTGCATTTGGTGACTCACGTGGTGGCCGTAACGATCGACCCTGCGGATGTGAGCGTTCGGAGGAGGAAGGATTACTCCAGCCCCATGCCTGTGTTTGACAACAGCAAACATCAGCACGTCATCCACAATCTGCACTGTACGCTGTGTGAGGTGGACGT CGAACCTAAAGCCAAACACTGCAGCACCTGCAACAAATGCATCGCAGACTTTGACCATCACTGCAAATGGCTGAACAACTGTGTGGGAGGAAGGAACTACTG GTTTTTTTTCATCACCATTTCCTCTGCTGTCATTGGGATGATCCTCCTCATTCTAGTGGTCTTGTTTGTCTTCATTGAACACTATGTGAATCCCGCTGTCCTGCGCACCGCTCCGCAGTTTCAGA CTGTGAAAGGCAACAACACATGGCTGGTTTTCCTGCCGGCGGCTCCTTTAGAGACTGGCTCCATCAGTTTGCTGGCGCTGGCCTTCATCACTGTCCTGCTGGCTCTGGCTGCTCTCTTACTGCTCTGCCACTTACTGTGCTTCCATATTTACTTAT TGTCTCAGGGCATCAGCACTTACGAGTATATCGTCAAGAAGCGACAGACGCCGAATCCTAAAGGGAAAGAGCAGGTTCCTCCGGTGTTACCATCTAACGGAGCCACCGCACAG AGTCTTGGGCCGCTGGAGTCACCTGTGAACTGTGATGCTCCGCTGTCCAGCAGGTCTTG TACTTTTAAGCTGGAAGATACAGGACAAACATCCGGTCGACTGCCAGAACCCATCTGTGCTGAG ATGGAGGAAGTGTCTGGAGAGAGACATCTGGAATACAGCTCCGAATCACCAGCACAAATGATTCCCG GTGAGCCAGTGATGTCACTTCCTGTGAGCTGGAACCTCAGCGGGATAGAAAAACCTCAAGCCCTGGGACAGAGCAGCGTGAAGCCTGCAGAAGGAAGGCCGATCGTCCAGGACCCGCTGGGAAGCTCCATCATGGACGCAGCGGTGGTTCATCAGCAGCTGATGACGGATGCGCAGACGCAGGCCACACAGACACAGTATTTAGGGTTTACAGAGCAGATGCCATGA